ATGGCAAACAACGGTCTTATCCCAGGTGTAAGAAAAGCTAGTTGGTAATAATTACTAATTAAAATCGAGACAATTAAGTTGTCAAGATACTAAAGAATATAAATATCAGACCGAAGTTTTCTGAAGTCTGATATTTTTCTCTTCAAGTCTTTTCAATACTGATTGTCTTTAACCAATAATTTATAAAAGAAAAATGGTAACAGATCCAATTTCAGATTTCCTAACAAGAGTAAGGAACGCACAAAGCGCAGGCCACAAAGTGGTGGAAATTCCTGCATCGAAAATCAAAAAGGAGATTACTAAGATCTTATTTGATCAAGGGTATATCTTAAACTTTAAGTTTGAAGATAGCGCTGTTCAAGGAGTGATCAAAATCGCTTTAAAGTACGATAAGCAAACTAACAAACCTGCTATCAAGTCTATTCAAAGAGCTTCTAGACCAGGTTTGAGACAGTACAAAGGTTCTACTGAACTTCCAAGAGTACTAAACGGTTTGGGTATTTCTATCATCTCTACTTCTAAAGGAGTAATGACTGACAAGAAAGCTAGAGAAGAGAAAGTAGGCGGTGAAGTAATCTGCTATGTTTATTAATTTTTAATCAGAGGAAAATGTCAAGAATTGGTAAAGCAATTATAACAATTCCAGCTGGAATTACAGTCACTGAAAATAACGGTGTTGTAACAGTAAAAGGAGCTAAAGGAGAACTTTCTCAGGAGCTTACAGCAGGAATTACTTTAGAACAAAAAGATGGCGAGCTTAATGTAAACAGACCATCTGATTCTAAGCAACACAAAGCGCTTCACGGTTTATACAGAGCGTTGATCGCCAACATGATCGTAGGTGTATCAGAAGGTTTCGAAAAGAAACTAGAACTAGTAGGGGTAGGATATAGAGCTTCTCACACAGGTCAAAAACTTGAGTTAGCTTTAGGATTCTCTCACGGTATCGTATTAGAACTTCCAATTGAAGTAAAAATTGATACATTGACTGAAAAAGGTAAAAACCCAATTATTACTTTAGCGTCTCACGACAAGCAACTTCTAGGAATGGTTACTGCAAAGATCCGTTCTTTCAGAAAGCCTGAGCCATACAAAGGAAAAGGTGTAAGATTCGTAGGAGAAATTGTTAGACGTAAAGCTGGTAAATCTGCTTAATAAATTATAAGTATTATGGCATTAAGTAAATTAGAAAAAAGAATAAGAATCAAAAGAAGAGTAAGAGGGAAAATCTCTGGTTCTTCTGAATTGCCAAGATTATCTGTATATAAAAGTAATAAGGAAATTTACGCTCAGTTAATCGATGATAAAAATGGTAAAACTTTAGTAGCAGCTTCTTCTAGAGAGAAAGGTGTAGACGCTAAAGGTACTAAGACTGAAATTTCTGCTGCAGTTGGTAAAGCTATTGCTGCTAAAGCTATCGCTGCAGGAATCGAAAGTATTGTATTTGACAGAAACGGTTTCGTATATCACGGTAGAGTGAAAGCTCTAGCTGATGGTGCGAGAGAAGGTGGACTTAAATTCTAATCATTAAATTTCGGAAAATATGTTAGGACTAGATAATATAGAAAGAGTAAAACCGGGAGGATTAGAATTAAAAGATCGTCTCGTAGCTGTTAACAGAGTAACAAAAGTAACTAAAGGAGGTAGAGCTTTCGGATTTTCTGCTATTGTTGTAGTAGGTAACGAAGAAGGTGTTATCGGTTTTGGTTTAGGAAAATCTAAAGAGGTTGCTTCTGCAATTGCTAAAGCAGTTGAAGACGCTAAGAAAAACCTTGTGAAAGTTCCTGTAATGAACCATACTATTCCTCACCAAACTACTGCTAGATACGGTGGTGCAGATATCTTCTTAAGACCTGCTTCTCACGGTACAGGACTTATCGCAGGTGGTGCGGTAAGAGCGGTATTAGAATCTGCTGGTATTCACGATATCCTTTCAAAATCTAAAGGATCTTCTAACCCTCACAACGTGGTGAAAGCTACTTTCAAAGCGTTATTAGACATCAGAAGACCTGAAGAAATCGCAAGAATGAGAGGAGTTTCTCTAAGTAAAGTGTTTAACGGTTAATATATAAACAATGGCAACAATTAAAGTAAAGCAAGTAAGAAGCGCTATTGGTAGAACAAAAACCCAAAAGAGAACGCTTGAAGCATTAGGATTAAAAAAACTTCACCAAGTTGTAGAACATGAAGCGACTCCTTCTATCTTAGGAATGATCGCTGCAGTAGGTCACTTACTTGAAGTTCAAAAATAATTTTATAAAAGAGAATTTAAAATGAATTTAAACAATATACAACCAGCTGCAGGTTCTACATTCAATTCAAAAAGAATTGGTAGAGGACAAGGTACTGGAAAAGGAGGTACTTCAACAAAAGGACACAAAGGTCAGAAAGCTAGAGCTGGTTATTCTCAGAAAATCGGTTTCGAAGGTGGACAGATGCCTTTACAAAGAAGATTACCTAAATTCGGATTCAAAAACGTAAACAGAAAAGAGTTTAGAGGAGTTAACCTTGATACTATCCAAACTTTAATCGAGAACAAATCCATCACTGGAGAAATCACGAAAGAAGTATTAGTAGCAAACGGAGTAGTTTCTAAAAACGAATTAGTGAAAATTATGGGTAGAGGAGAATTGAAATCTGCGATTTCAATCTCTGCTGACAAGTTCACTAAGTCTGCTGAAGAGCTTATTGCTAAGGCAGGTGGAAAAGCAATTACCTTATAATACTTACTAATGAAAGAATTTATACAAACACTTAAAAATATATGGAGCCTAAAGGAGTTGAGAGATAAAATTCTCTTTACGTTAGGTATTATCCTTGTGTATAGATTCGCATCTTATATCTCACTTCCCGCAATTAACCTTGCAGAAGTGGGAGATCTCTTAGAGCATTATAAAAATCAAGGCGGTAACAAGCAAGGAGCAGGTCTCCTTGGCTTGCTTTCGTCGTTTACGGGGGGGGCTTTCAGCCACGCTTCCGTAATGGCGTTGGGTATCATGCCTTATATTTCTGCTTCTATTATTGTTCAGTTGATGGGAATGGCTATTCCTTATCTTCAGAAGCTTCAGAAAGATGGAGAGTCAGGTAGAAATACATTGAACCAAATTACAAGATGGTTAACAATCGGAGTTTGTCTGGTACAGGCACCTTCTTATTTAACTTCTATTACTCAATTATTCTTACCGTATGCTCAATTCCAATCTGCATATTTTGTAGAGCCAAATTCTATTATGTTCTGGCTGCCAAGTATTGTTATCTTGGTGGGTGGATCAGTATTCGCAATGTGGTTAGGTGAAAAGATTACCGACAAGGGAATCGGAAATGGTATTTCCATTCTTATTATGGTAGGTATTCTTTCAAGATTGCCTGAAGCATTCGTACAGGAGATGGCCGTGCAGAACGGAAAAGGAGGAATGGGATCTATTATGATCCTTATTGAAGTATTATTCTGGATGGTGGTAGTTCTTTTAGCAGTGATTCTATCAGTTGCTGTTAGAAAAATACCAATCCAGTATGTAAGCAGAGCTCAAGCAAGAGGAGGTGTAAACAGAAATCTTATGCAGGGAGCGAGACAATGGATTCCATTGAAAGTAAATGCTGCTGGTGTAATGCCGATTATCTTTGCGCAGGCACTGATGTTCGTACCAGGACTATTAACAAAATTCGATGAGTCTAACACTTTTCTTGCAGGTTTCAAGAATGTTTTTAGCTGGCAGTACAATGTATTGTTTGCGCTATTAATTATTATCTTCTCATTTTTCTATACTGCGATTACAATTCCGGTTAACCAGATGGCTGATGATTTAAAGAGGAATGGTGGGTTAGTACCAAAAGTAAGACCCGGAAAAGAGACCGCTGATTATTTAGATGATATTTTATCAAAAATTACCTTGCCAGGTGCAATTTTTTTATCTATCTTTGCAGTCCTTCCAGCAATTGTGCATGGAAGCTTTGTTCAGACAGATGCGTTTGCCCTATTTTTCGGGGGAACGTCACTATTAATTATGGTGGGTGTAATTTTAGATACAGTTCAACAGATTAATACATATCTGCTGAACCATCATTATGATGGCTTAATGCAGTCTAAATTATCAAGAACGACTGGATATTAATTTATGGCAAAACAAAAACATATTGAACAAGATGGCGTGATCGTGGAAGCACTTTCAAACGCCATGTTCCGTGTAGAGCTTGAAAATGGGCATATACTTATTGCTCATATCTCAGGCAAAATGAGAATGCATTATATTAAACTTTTACCTGGTGATAAGGTAAAACTAGAAATGTCTCCCTATGATTTAACGAAAGGGAGGATCACATTTAGATATTAAAACAATTAGCCAAATGGAATATGCATTCCATTTGGCATTTGTAAAAAATAAATACTATCAAAATGAAAGTAAGAGCATCAATTAAAAAAAGAAGCGCTGATTGCAAAATCGTACGCAGAAAAGGTGTACTATTCGTAATCAACAAGAAGAACCCAAAATTTAAACAAAGACAAGGCTAACATTAAATTATGGCGAGAATTGCAGGTATTGATTTACCAAAAAACAAAAGAGGTGTTATCGGTTTAACTTACATCTATGGAGTAGGAAGAAGTACTTCTTCTGAAATCCTTAAAGCTGCCGGTATCAGCGAAGACAAGAAAGTCAACGAATGGAATGACGATGAATTGGCTGCAATCAGAACATATATCTCTGAAAACGTAAAAGTAGAAGGAGAATTGAGATCTGAAGTGCAATTGAACATCAAGAGATTGATGGACATAGGATGCCAACGAGGAATACGTCACAGACTAGGATTACCTTTAAGAGGCCAGAGAACGAAAAACAACTCTAGAACCCGAAAAGGAAAGAGAAAAACTGTTGCTAACAAGAAAAAGGCAAGTAAATAATCGTTAGGAATTATGGCAAAACAAAGTAAAGTAGTTAAAAAAAGAAAAGTAAAAGTTGAGGCTATTGGTGAAGCACATATTCAAGCTTCTTTCAATAACATCATCATTTCTTTAACAAATAAAAGCGGAGAAGTTATCTCTTGGGCATCTGCCGGTAAAATGGGTTTCAGAGGTTCTAAAAAGAATACTCCATTTGCTGCTCAAATGGCAGCTGAAAATTGCTCTAATGTTGCTCATGAAGCTGGATTAAGAAGAGTAAAGGTGTACGTGAAAGGTCCTGGTGCTGGTAGAGAATCTGCAATCAGAACAATTCACAATTCAGGTATTGAAGTTAGCGAAATCATTGACGTGACTCCTATGCCACACAATGGATGTAGACCACCAAAAAGAAGAAGAGTTTAATTTTTAGAATTTACCCATTATGGCAAGATATATTGGACCTAAAACTAAGATTGCTAGAAAGTTTGGTGCTGCAATCTACGGAGATGATAAGAACTTCGAAAAGAGAAAAAACCAACCGCCAGGACAACATGGTCCTAACAAAAGAAGAGGTGCTAAAAAATCAGAATATGCAGTTCAGTTAGCAGAAAAACAAAAAGCTAAATATACTTACGGTATTTTAGAAAGACAGTTCGCTAACTTATTTGAAAAAGCACACAGAAGTAAAGGTGTAACAGGGGAAGTTCTATTACAACTTTGTGAATCAAGATTGGATAACGTAGTATACAGATTAGGTTTTGCTAAAACTAGATCTGGTGCTAGACAATTAGTTTCTCACAGACACATCACTGTGAACGGAGAGATTCTTAATATCCCTTCTTACTTGGTAAAAGCTGGTGATGTGATCACTGTAAGAGAAAAGTCTAAGTCTCTTGAGGTTGTTACCGATGCATTGGCTTCTAAGTCAAACTATGAGTGGTTACAATTCAACGATGAGAAGAAAGAAGGTACTTTCATTTCTGCTCCTGAGAGAATCCAAATTCCGGAGGACATCAAGGAGAACCTTATCGTCGAACTTTACTCTAAATAATTTTTTAATCAAATTTTTGCTCAACCCAATAATATGGCAATTTTACAATTCATAAAACCCGATAAAGTAATTTTACTTAACTCTGATGAATTTAAAGGTCAATTCGAATTCAGACCTTTAGAACCAGGTTTCGGGCTTACAATCGGTAATGCTTTGAGAAGAGTGTTGCTTTCTTCTCTGGAAGGATACGCTATTTCATCTATCAAAATAGAAGGTGTAGAGCACGAATTTTCAACTATTCCAGGAGTAATCGAAGACGTTACCGAAATTATTCTTAACCTTAAGCAGGTTAGAGTAAAAGCTTCAGCAGAAGGCCAGGCTAATGAGCAGGTTGTTGCTAAAGTTTCAGGTCAAACGATTATTACTGCTGGTGATTTAGGAAAATCGATCAACGGATTCGAGGTCTTAAACCCGGATTTAGTGATTTGTAACCTAAATAGTGATGTAACTTTCGAAATTACTTTCAATATTGAAAAAGGTAGAGGGTATGTTCCTTCTGAACAAAATAAGTCAAACAATGCTCCTGTAGGGACTATTGCTATCGACTCTATTTTTACGCCGATTAAGAAAGTACAATACAGCATTGAAAATTATCGTGTAGAGCAAAAAACAGACTACGAAAAACTTGTATTAGATATAGAAACTGATGGTTCCATCAGTCCTCAAAATGCTTTGACAGAAGCTTCTAAGATATTAATTTATCACTTCATGTTGTTCTCTGATGAGAGAATAACTCTTGAAACGGAAGCTGTAAAAGCATCTATCCAATATGATGAAGAAACTCTTCATACAAGACAACTACTTAAGTCTAAATTAGCAGATATGGATCTTTCTGTAAGAGCCCTTAACTGTCTTAAAGCTGCTGAAGTAGAAACTCTTGGAGAATTAGTTTCTTACAGTAAGTCTGATTTGATGAAATTCAGAAATTTTGGTAAAAAATCTTTGACAGAACTAGAAGAATTAGTGCATTCAAAAGGTCTTAACTTCGGTTTCGACGTTGCAAAATATAAGTTAGACGCTGATAAATAATTAATAATGAGACACGGTAAAAAATTCAATCACTTAGGAAGAACAGCTTCTCACAGAAGTGCTTTACTTTCTAATATGGCTTGTTCTCTAATTGAGCATAAAAGAATCAACACTACTGTAGCTAAAGCTAAAGCTTTAAGAGTATATGTTGAGCCTCTATTAACAAAAGCAAAAGAAGATACTACACATAACAGAAGAGTAGTATTCTCTTACCTTCAAAATAAATTTGCGGTTGCTGAATTATTCAGAACTGTAGCTCCTAAAATCGCTGAAAGAAACGGTGGTTATACAAGAATCATTAAGACAGGTTTCAGACCAGGTGATGCTGCTGATATGGCTCTTATCGAATTGGTAGATTTCAACGAGCTTTACAACCCTAATGCTGAAGAGAAGAAGACTACAAGAAGAAGTAGAAGATCTACAACTGCTAAAAAAGCTGAAGCTGTAGTAGCTGACGCTCCTGTAGTAGAAGAGAAAGTAGAAGAAGCTAAAGCTGATACTACTGAAGAAAAAACTGAAGAATAATATTCATTCAGATATCAATAGAAAACCATCCGGACTCCGGATGGTTTTTTTGTTTTGTATTTAATTTAAAACCGGTACGTATATAGGATCACTTTTCAATTCCTCATTATGGTTGTTGCTGTAATTGTATTTTTTGGAGGGATTATAATGTAAGTTTAGCACTTTTATGTTAGTCTTTAAATTTTATTGATTAATATATTTCTATTTATTACGATATGTTATTGATATATTAAATTCATTTTAATTAAAACGTTGTTTAAAGTATTGATTACGTAATTTTTCCAAATTTAATTTGGAAATAATAAGTTTTTATTTTAGTTTTAATAAACACTTTTCAGCAAGAAAAGCAAAAACAAATTAAATTTGTTATTTATGAAAAATCTAAAAAAACTTTCGAGAAACGAGTTGAAAACTTTAAATGGATTTGGATCAATCAATCCTTTTTTTTCTGAAGATCCAGGTGAAGCCGAGGGATGTAAGCAATGCGTATCGTGTTCTAATAGACAAGGAAGTCAGTCTTGTTATACAGATCCAAAAGGAGATTGTGGAAAAGCATTGAGTATGGCGCAATCATTATGTTAGTATCTGTTTATGCATAAATATTTCATTTTTTTCATTTTTTTTATTCAATATTCTTATTCTCAAAACTATAGAGTGATTTATGATTTTACTTATAAACCAGACTCATTGAAAAAAGATAGTGATAATCTTGAAATGGTACTTGATGTACAGAAAGATTATACTAAGTTTTATTATAGAAAATTAATTAAATTAGATTCCTTGGTAAGAAGTGGAAGTATTATTTCTTATACTTTTCCTATACAGCAGATAATAAAAAGAAAAACAAGCTCTTTTAAGAATGAAAATTTTGTGAATGTAGCAGGTATATATTATAATTATCCTTCTATAGATGATATTAAATGGAAAATACTACCTCAGACAAAACTCTCAGACAATTATAAATTACAAAAAGCCGAGGCTATTTGGGGTGGACGAAAATGGATTGCATGGTTTTCTCTTGAAATGCCCGTTTCAGAAGGGCCGTATAAATTTAAAGGATTGCCGGGATTAATATTTGAAGTAAAAGACTCCAATGATAATTTTAATTATAAATTAGTTTCTATTAATAAAATTTTATCAGACTATGATACGTCTAATATTGTTGAGTCCAATCTTGGAGTGAAACCTGTATCGATTACATTAAAACAATATCAGAAATTATTAATTGATAACTATAATAATCCATTCGGTGAATATTATACGATGAAAGAAGGAACTTGGGGATTAACTATATTTGATAAACATATTAATAGTTTAGAAGGGTTAAAAAGTATTAAAAAAGATTACCAGCTTCAGATTATAAATAATTATAATCCCATAGAATTGGATAAGGCTGTTAAGTATCAATAAGAATTAGATTTCAAAATTATTTCTTAACTCTATATTGGTTTGTCAATATAATTTTAACTTCTGCCCCAAAATGGTGAATTTTAAAAATGTTTGACTTATTTGGAGTATACTATAAAGGCGGATTTTTAATATTAGTAAAATTCTTTTTTTTAACTGAAGAATAATATTCTATTCATTCAGATATATAATGAAAACCATCCGGATTCCGGGTGGTTTTTTTTTATTCCCTTAA
This genomic window from Chryseobacterium sp. MEBOG06 contains:
- the rpsK gene encoding 30S ribosomal protein S11 yields the protein MAKQSKVVKKRKVKVEAIGEAHIQASFNNIIISLTNKSGEVISWASAGKMGFRGSKKNTPFAAQMAAENCSNVAHEAGLRRVKVYVKGPGAGRESAIRTIHNSGIEVSEIIDVTPMPHNGCRPPKRRRV
- a CDS encoding GLPGLI family protein, with product MHKYFIFFIFFIQYSYSQNYRVIYDFTYKPDSLKKDSDNLEMVLDVQKDYTKFYYRKLIKLDSLVRSGSIISYTFPIQQIIKRKTSSFKNENFVNVAGIYYNYPSIDDIKWKILPQTKLSDNYKLQKAEAIWGGRKWIAWFSLEMPVSEGPYKFKGLPGLIFEVKDSNDNFNYKLVSINKILSDYDTSNIVESNLGVKPVSITLKQYQKLLIDNYNNPFGEYYTMKEGTWGLTIFDKHINSLEGLKSIKKDYQLQIINNYNPIELDKAVKYQ
- the rplF gene encoding 50S ribosomal protein L6, which codes for MSRIGKAIITIPAGITVTENNGVVTVKGAKGELSQELTAGITLEQKDGELNVNRPSDSKQHKALHGLYRALIANMIVGVSEGFEKKLELVGVGYRASHTGQKLELALGFSHGIVLELPIEVKIDTLTEKGKNPIITLASHDKQLLGMVTAKIRSFRKPEPYKGKGVRFVGEIVRRKAGKSA
- the rpmJ gene encoding 50S ribosomal protein L36, giving the protein MKVRASIKKRSADCKIVRRKGVLFVINKKNPKFKQRQG
- a CDS encoding bacteriocin-like protein encodes the protein MKNLKKLSRNELKTLNGFGSINPFFSEDPGEAEGCKQCVSCSNRQGSQSCYTDPKGDCGKALSMAQSLC
- the rplR gene encoding 50S ribosomal protein L18, whose amino-acid sequence is MALSKLEKRIRIKRRVRGKISGSSELPRLSVYKSNKEIYAQLIDDKNGKTLVAASSREKGVDAKGTKTEISAAVGKAIAAKAIAAGIESIVFDRNGFVYHGRVKALADGAREGGLKF
- the rpsE gene encoding 30S ribosomal protein S5; amino-acid sequence: MLGLDNIERVKPGGLELKDRLVAVNRVTKVTKGGRAFGFSAIVVVGNEEGVIGFGLGKSKEVASAIAKAVEDAKKNLVKVPVMNHTIPHQTTARYGGADIFLRPASHGTGLIAGGAVRAVLESAGIHDILSKSKGSSNPHNVVKATFKALLDIRRPEEIARMRGVSLSKVFNG
- a CDS encoding DNA-directed RNA polymerase subunit alpha, which produces MAILQFIKPDKVILLNSDEFKGQFEFRPLEPGFGLTIGNALRRVLLSSLEGYAISSIKIEGVEHEFSTIPGVIEDVTEIILNLKQVRVKASAEGQANEQVVAKVSGQTIITAGDLGKSINGFEVLNPDLVICNLNSDVTFEITFNIEKGRGYVPSEQNKSNNAPVGTIAIDSIFTPIKKVQYSIENYRVEQKTDYEKLVLDIETDGSISPQNALTEASKILIYHFMLFSDERITLETEAVKASIQYDEETLHTRQLLKSKLADMDLSVRALNCLKAAEVETLGELVSYSKSDLMKFRNFGKKSLTELEELVHSKGLNFGFDVAKYKLDADK
- the rpsH gene encoding 30S ribosomal protein S8, with the protein product MVTDPISDFLTRVRNAQSAGHKVVEIPASKIKKEITKILFDQGYILNFKFEDSAVQGVIKIALKYDKQTNKPAIKSIQRASRPGLRQYKGSTELPRVLNGLGISIISTSKGVMTDKKAREEKVGGEVICYVY
- the secY gene encoding preprotein translocase subunit SecY translates to MKEFIQTLKNIWSLKELRDKILFTLGIILVYRFASYISLPAINLAEVGDLLEHYKNQGGNKQGAGLLGLLSSFTGGAFSHASVMALGIMPYISASIIVQLMGMAIPYLQKLQKDGESGRNTLNQITRWLTIGVCLVQAPSYLTSITQLFLPYAQFQSAYFVEPNSIMFWLPSIVILVGGSVFAMWLGEKITDKGIGNGISILIMVGILSRLPEAFVQEMAVQNGKGGMGSIMILIEVLFWMVVVLLAVILSVAVRKIPIQYVSRAQARGGVNRNLMQGARQWIPLKVNAAGVMPIIFAQALMFVPGLLTKFDESNTFLAGFKNVFSWQYNVLFALLIIIFSFFYTAITIPVNQMADDLKRNGGLVPKVRPGKETADYLDDILSKITLPGAIFLSIFAVLPAIVHGSFVQTDAFALFFGGTSLLIMVGVILDTVQQINTYLLNHHYDGLMQSKLSRTTGY
- the rpsD gene encoding 30S ribosomal protein S4, which produces MARYIGPKTKIARKFGAAIYGDDKNFEKRKNQPPGQHGPNKRRGAKKSEYAVQLAEKQKAKYTYGILERQFANLFEKAHRSKGVTGEVLLQLCESRLDNVVYRLGFAKTRSGARQLVSHRHITVNGEILNIPSYLVKAGDVITVREKSKSLEVVTDALASKSNYEWLQFNDEKKEGTFISAPERIQIPEDIKENLIVELYSK
- the infA gene encoding translation initiation factor IF-1; translated protein: MAKQKHIEQDGVIVEALSNAMFRVELENGHILIAHISGKMRMHYIKLLPGDKVKLEMSPYDLTKGRITFRY
- the rplQ gene encoding 50S ribosomal protein L17 produces the protein MRHGKKFNHLGRTASHRSALLSNMACSLIEHKRINTTVAKAKALRVYVEPLLTKAKEDTTHNRRVVFSYLQNKFAVAELFRTVAPKIAERNGGYTRIIKTGFRPGDAADMALIELVDFNELYNPNAEEKKTTRRSRRSTTAKKAEAVVADAPVVEEKVEEAKADTTEEKTEE
- the rpsM gene encoding 30S ribosomal protein S13, giving the protein MARIAGIDLPKNKRGVIGLTYIYGVGRSTSSEILKAAGISEDKKVNEWNDDELAAIRTYISENVKVEGELRSEVQLNIKRLMDIGCQRGIRHRLGLPLRGQRTKNNSRTRKGKRKTVANKKKASK
- the rplO gene encoding 50S ribosomal protein L15 — its product is MNLNNIQPAAGSTFNSKRIGRGQGTGKGGTSTKGHKGQKARAGYSQKIGFEGGQMPLQRRLPKFGFKNVNRKEFRGVNLDTIQTLIENKSITGEITKEVLVANGVVSKNELVKIMGRGELKSAISISADKFTKSAEELIAKAGGKAITL
- the rpmD gene encoding 50S ribosomal protein L30 — its product is MATIKVKQVRSAIGRTKTQKRTLEALGLKKLHQVVEHEATPSILGMIAAVGHLLEVQK